Proteins from one Prevotella scopos JCM 17725 genomic window:
- a CDS encoding relaxase/mobilization nuclease domain-containing protein, with protein sequence MKIMKQQTSIHVQPVKGGSEQHNKREKELDYIRPELSHLNEYWEKDTQTDRLENIKSRYLKSTGQKMQSKATPIREAVVVIKSETTMEDLKRLSDAYRQRFGIDTFQIAIHKDEGYPKGEWKPNLHAHLVFDWTDQETGKSLKLKRQDMVEMQTITAEVLQMDRGVSSDKQHLTAQQYKSFAEEAKLKQLEEERVRKEKQMKEELERFKVSKARKEAAIETAKTLSEGVKGLFGQSSKDKQIKTLKTQLNTREKEIFNLKAEQIGQLGSATQKIDKAYQEGFNKAYGEVYNLQAQLKKAKELAADAQKYRADIEKFQSIPIIARCINAIRSYVRHINGRFDAEDKRLLSFVMQGDSDAAEKLKDAAYYGCGIIGQYQYGSKWDQAERELRNIANGVREEEQQRNRGLRR encoded by the coding sequence ATGAAAATCATGAAGCAACAGACATCAATCCACGTGCAACCCGTCAAGGGTGGAAGCGAACAACACAACAAGAGGGAAAAGGAACTCGACTACATTCGCCCCGAACTCTCCCACCTCAACGAGTATTGGGAGAAAGACACACAGACGGATCGACTTGAAAATATCAAGTCGAGATATCTCAAATCGACAGGTCAAAAAATGCAATCCAAAGCCACCCCGATACGTGAGGCGGTCGTGGTCATCAAGTCCGAAACGACAATGGAAGATTTGAAAAGGCTGTCCGATGCGTACCGCCAGCGGTTCGGGATAGACACTTTTCAAATTGCAATCCACAAGGACGAGGGCTATCCAAAGGGAGAATGGAAGCCTAACCTACATGCACATTTGGTATTTGACTGGACTGACCAAGAGACGGGAAAAAGTCTTAAACTGAAACGTCAAGACATGGTGGAGATGCAGACGATAACAGCGGAAGTCCTGCAAATGGATAGAGGGGTGTCGAGCGACAAGCAGCACCTGACGGCACAACAGTACAAATCTTTTGCCGAGGAAGCTAAATTAAAGCAGCTGGAGGAAGAGAGGGTAAGGAAAGAAAAGCAGATGAAAGAAGAGTTGGAGCGTTTCAAGGTGTCCAAGGCACGCAAGGAAGCAGCCATAGAGACCGCAAAAACGCTTTCTGAGGGCGTTAAAGGTCTTTTCGGGCAGAGTTCCAAGGATAAACAGATAAAAACCCTTAAAACGCAATTAAATACCCGAGAAAAAGAAATATTTAATCTAAAGGCTGAACAGATAGGACAGTTGGGAAGTGCCACACAGAAGATAGACAAAGCCTATCAAGAGGGATTTAATAAAGCCTATGGGGAAGTATATAATCTACAAGCCCAACTCAAAAAAGCCAAGGAGCTGGCAGCAGACGCCCAAAAATACAGAGCAGATATAGAAAAATTCCAAAGCATTCCTATCATAGCAAGATGCATCAACGCAATCCGTAGTTATGTAAGACACATAAACGGACGCTTTGATGCGGAGGACAAACGTCTGTTATCTTTCGTCATGCAGGGCGACTCAGACGCAGCCGAGAAGCTAAAAGACGCAGCCTATTATGGGTGTGGCATAATAGGGCAATACCAATACGGCTCAAAATGGGACCAAGCGGAAAGGGAATTGAGAAATATTGCCAACGGAGTAAGGGAAGAAGAGCAACAACGAAATAGGGGACTAAGAAGATAG
- a CDS encoding Txe/YoeB family addiction module toxin, with protein sequence MIYDLRFSSQANKVAKKWKKSNPTAFKKYAKILSELMEHPRSGLGHPEALKGGDDITWSRHITAHDRMIYDIYDDIIEVYVLELEGHYDDK encoded by the coding sequence ATGATTTACGACTTAAGATTTTCGTCACAAGCGAATAAAGTAGCTAAGAAGTGGAAGAAGTCTAATCCTACCGCCTTTAAGAAATATGCTAAAATTTTATCTGAATTAATGGAACACCCTCGTTCGGGACTTGGACACCCCGAAGCATTAAAGGGTGGTGATGACATTACATGGTCTCGCCACATCACCGCCCATGACCGAATGATCTATGATATTTATGATGATATTATCGAGGTCTATGTGTTGGAGTTGGAGGGGCATTATGATGACAAGTAG
- a CDS encoding replication initiation protein, protein MARPVEENKNVIQSYMLTAARYDFSVYEKRILYRLVELAQAELQGKDFVEWIGMKVETNLFGDKDITMPVRCILANEEDKNYVLAKKAFKAMSSRTIEQTKGNVWYLDHMLERVRVNLGTGVAKFRVSPNVWNIVLDFTKGYRKYELKTTMQFKSVYSMRFYELLSGQTNPLKYSIEEFRKMFSLEKKFKAVADIERYVLEVAQKELDESSPYSFSWERQEVSSRGRNGKKVVGYTFYPKYIQKNKDPQLEKKELQAKVGNIAGAYGMLDRAVSDYLLYNLNMTKEEINANKALFLTAQQTLPNLVEHLADLRERAVRSGKGTGWIINGLKGKLKEIKDLEEL, encoded by the coding sequence ATGGCAAGACCTGTTGAAGAAAACAAGAATGTTATTCAGTCCTATATGCTTACGGCTGCTCGATACGATTTTAGCGTATATGAAAAGCGTATCTTATACCGCCTTGTGGAGTTGGCACAAGCAGAATTGCAGGGTAAGGACTTTGTGGAATGGATTGGTATGAAAGTTGAAACAAATCTGTTCGGGGACAAGGATATCACAATGCCAGTGCGTTGTATTCTTGCCAACGAGGAAGACAAAAATTATGTTTTGGCAAAGAAAGCCTTTAAAGCTATGTCAAGCCGTACTATCGAGCAGACTAAAGGAAATGTTTGGTATCTCGACCACATGCTGGAGAGAGTAAGGGTAAATTTGGGTACTGGAGTAGCAAAATTCCGTGTATCTCCTAACGTCTGGAACATAGTATTAGACTTCACAAAGGGGTATCGCAAATATGAATTAAAAACTACGATGCAGTTTAAATCTGTCTATTCGATGCGGTTCTATGAACTCCTAAGCGGACAAACGAACCCCTTAAAGTATTCTATCGAGGAATTTCGCAAAATGTTCTCACTTGAAAAGAAATTTAAGGCTGTTGCTGATATCGAAAGATATGTTCTTGAAGTAGCCCAAAAGGAACTTGACGAAAGCAGCCCTTATTCGTTCTCTTGGGAAAGGCAGGAAGTTTCATCGAGGGGGCGCAATGGAAAGAAAGTTGTCGGTTACACGTTCTATCCAAAGTATATTCAGAAGAACAAAGACCCACAGCTTGAAAAGAAAGAACTGCAAGCAAAGGTTGGCAACATTGCAGGTGCTTATGGAATGCTTGACAGGGCTGTATCTGATTATCTTCTGTACAATCTGAATATGACCAAAGAAGAAATAAACGCTAACAAAGCTTTATTCTTGACGGCTCAACAGACATTGCCAAACCTTGTCGAACACCTTGCAGACCTAAGAGAAAGAGCTGTACGAAGTGGCAAAGGAACAGGGTGGATAATCAACGGACTAAAAGGTAAATTAAAAGAAATAAAGGATCTGGAGGAATTATGA